From the candidate division WOR-3 bacterium genome, one window contains:
- a CDS encoding acylphosphatase, giving the protein MKKRYHIFVSGRVQGVFYRDFTRRQAKRFNITGWVKNLWDGRVEVVAEGEEENLKKFIEELEKGPPAARVENLEIKEEEATLEFDDFEIIY; this is encoded by the coding sequence ATGAAAAAAAGATATCATATTTTTGTAAGTGGCAGAGTACAAGGGGTTTTTTATCGGGATTTTACTAGAAGGCAAGCAAAGCGATTTAATATTACTGGTTGGGTAAAAAATCTTTGGGATGGAAGAGTGGAGGTAGTAGCCGAAGGAGAGGAAGAAAATCTTAAGAAATTTATTGAGGAGTTAGAAAAAGGACCGCCAGCAGCGCGAGTAGAAAATTTAGAAATCAAAGAAGAAGAAGCTACTTTAGAGTTTGATGATTTTGAAATAATTTACTAA
- a CDS encoding RluA family pseudouridine synthase: MEKIFEREVSYKMRGLRLDKYLILSGIGLSRNQVSKLIKEGKVLVNEMRVKPSYQVQPNDKIKVFYEVKEELKIEPEDIPLTIVYEDDEIIVIDKPPGIIVHPARGHNSGTLVNALLYHCRKLPESKSSKIRPGVIHRLDKDTTGLLVFAKTDEALSFLGKELEKRNFNREYYALVWGKMPFKKGVIEAPIGRDTIDRKKMAVTPINSKKAITNFSVVKEYRLVSLLKLKLLTGRTHQIRVHLDHYGHPVVGDPDYGTNYYQRYIEDEKDYQLAKEIIRRAKRQMLHAYLLGFTHPKTRRYIEFISDLPQDFKELLLFLEDYES; encoded by the coding sequence ATGGAAAAAATTTTTGAAAGAGAAGTTTCTTATAAGATGAGAGGGTTAAGGCTGGATAAGTATTTAATTTTATCGGGAATAGGTCTTTCGCGTAATCAGGTAAGTAAATTAATAAAAGAGGGTAAGGTTTTAGTTAATGAGATGAGAGTTAAGCCGAGTTATCAGGTTCAACCCAATGATAAAATCAAAGTATTTTATGAGGTTAAAGAAGAGTTGAAAATTGAACCAGAAGATATTCCTTTAACCATTGTATATGAAGATGATGAGATTATTGTGATTGATAAACCGCCAGGAATTATTGTCCATCCAGCAAGAGGTCATAATTCTGGAACATTGGTGAATGCTCTATTATATCATTGCCGGAAATTACCGGAGAGTAAAAGTTCAAAAATTCGGCCGGGAGTAATCCATCGGTTAGATAAAGATACTACCGGGCTTTTGGTTTTTGCCAAAACGGATGAGGCTCTTTCTTTTTTGGGTAAGGAATTAGAGAAGAGAAATTTTAACAGAGAATATTATGCTTTGGTATGGGGAAAAATGCCTTTTAAAAAGGGAGTAATTGAAGCACCAATTGGTCGAGACACAATTGATCGAAAGAAGATGGCTGTTACTCCCATTAATTCTAAAAAGGCAATCACTAATTTTTCGGTAGTTAAGGAATATCGCTTAGTTTCCTTATTAAAACTGAAACTTTTAACCGGTCGAACGCACCAGATCCGTGTTCATTTAGACCATTATGGTCATCCGGTAGTTGGTGACCCTGATTATGGAACAAATTACTATCAAAGATATATTGAAGATGAGAAAGATTATCAATTGGCAAAGGAGATTATAAGAAGAGCAAAAAGGCAGATGTTGCACGCTTATTTATTAGGCTTTACCCATCCAAAAACAAGAAGATATATTGAATTTATTTCTGATTTACCACAGGATTTTAAAGAATTACTTTTGTTTTTAGAAGATTATGAAAGTTAA
- the selB gene encoding selenocysteine-specific translation elongation factor: protein MVIGTAGHIDHGKSALVKALTGYDPDRLKEEKERGMTTDLGFAFYGDKATVIDVPGHEKFIRHMVAGAYTIDLLLLVIAANEGIKPQTVEHLNIAKLLGIEEGIIVLTKKDLVDEETIKDLEKEVREFLWEEDYLKTAPIIPFSAITHEGLEDLKKAIDEKIEKIVPRKRDRGVFFMPIDRIFTIKGFGTIVAGTILSGEVKVGDNLEILPQKITVKIRSIERHKKQVTSAKLGERAALNLLGIEKEKIERGNVLATPNIFEPTLKLIGYLKILKNSPISLKRRSVVKFHIGTKETLAKIFLLEREELNPAEEGLAIFYLTEPVVCNFYDSFIIRNFSLNITLGGGKVLLPEIPQEKIDKTTIEVLKKLSSENDKDKILGFLEFKKLEGAKLENLKIFTGLEKEKILSILEDLIKENKIIKIQENYYVSVEYDNLKNKILKILQDYHQKFSYRRGMKEEELKNRFNYLNKDLIGKIIKDLILEGKIKKEGDFLSLFDYQIKMSEKEKNYLKRIEEEYLKRIFSPPDFTEIKEILKLEEKELKKLFIILLENEILLKIEDFYFHYKSIEKAWELLKNNFLKKPITVSEFRQLLNTTRKYALPLLHYFDNKGITERKGEVRYLRL, encoded by the coding sequence CCATATGGTCGCCGGGGCTTATACTATTGACTTATTACTTTTAGTGATTGCCGCTAATGAAGGGATAAAACCGCAAACAGTGGAACATCTTAATATTGCTAAACTTTTAGGAATCGAAGAAGGAATTATCGTTTTGACCAAAAAAGATTTAGTTGATGAAGAAACAATAAAAGATTTAGAAAAAGAGGTTAGAGAATTTCTTTGGGAAGAGGATTATTTAAAAACAGCCCCAATTATTCCTTTTTCTGCTATTACCCATGAGGGTTTAGAAGATTTAAAGAAAGCGATTGATGAAAAAATTGAAAAAATTGTACCCAGAAAAAGGGATAGAGGAGTTTTTTTTATGCCCATTGATCGAATATTCACTATTAAAGGTTTTGGAACAATTGTCGCTGGTACCATTCTTTCCGGAGAGGTGAAAGTTGGTGATAATTTAGAAATCCTTCCTCAGAAAATAACTGTAAAAATTCGCAGTATTGAAAGGCATAAAAAACAAGTAACTAGTGCGAAACTAGGTGAACGGGCCGCTTTAAATCTTTTGGGAATTGAAAAAGAAAAAATAGAAAGAGGAAATGTATTAGCCACTCCTAATATATTTGAACCAACTTTAAAATTAATTGGTTATCTTAAGATTTTAAAGAATTCACCAATATCTTTAAAGAGGAGAAGTGTGGTAAAATTTCATATTGGTACTAAAGAAACTTTAGCAAAAATTTTTCTTTTAGAAAGGGAGGAATTAAACCCAGCCGAAGAAGGATTAGCGATTTTCTATTTAACAGAACCGGTGGTTTGCAATTTTTATGATTCTTTTATTATTAGAAATTTTAGCTTAAATATTACTCTGGGTGGTGGAAAAGTTTTACTTCCGGAGATACCTCAAGAAAAGATTGATAAGACTACTATTGAAGTTTTGAAAAAACTTTCTTCAGAAAACGACAAAGATAAGATTTTAGGTTTTTTAGAATTTAAAAAATTGGAGGGTGCTAAATTAGAAAATTTAAAAATATTTACTGGTTTAGAAAAAGAGAAAATATTATCTATTTTAGAAGATTTAATTAAAGAAAATAAGATAATTAAAATTCAAGAAAATTATTATGTAAGCGTAGAATATGATAATTTAAAAAATAAAATATTAAAAATTTTACAAGACTATCATCAAAAATTTTCTTACCGAAGAGGAATGAAAGAAGAAGAATTGAAGAATCGCTTCAATTATTTAAATAAAGATTTGATAGGAAAAATTATAAAAGATTTGATTTTGGAAGGAAAAATAAAGAAGGAGGGAGATTTTTTAAGTCTTTTTGATTATCAAATAAAAATGAGTGAAAAAGAAAAAAATTATCTAAAGAGGATTGAAGAAGAATATCTCAAAAGAATTTTTTCACCACCTGATTTTACGGAAATAAAAGAGATACTGAAATTAGAAGAAAAAGAATTAAAGAAACTCTTCATCATCCTTTTAGAGAACGAGATTCTTTTAAAAATAGAGGATTTTTATTTCCATTACAAAAGTATTGAAAAGGCTTGGGAATTATTAAAAAATAACTTTTTAAAGAAACCAATCACAGTGAGTGAATTTCGGCAACTTTTGAATACCACTAGAAAATATGCTCTCCCTTTACTTCACTATTTTGATAATAAGGGAATTACTGAAAGAAAAGGTGAGGTGCGTTATTTAAGATTATGA